GTATATTAAATCAGTCAACCATTGTTACCTTTTTCTAATTCCCCATgtaaaaaagatagaaaagggtagaaaaaaaaacacgtaatgATCAATAACGTTACCTAGATATGGGAATGGTTTCAAAAAGttgtttcaataaaaaaaatttcaaccgCAATCTCAAGCTACTGATATTCAATTTGATTGACTGACGGTAAACTTGTTATAAAAACTgttcatttgttattatatcaAGTCCTTATAAATAGGCCCTGATAAGCACTTATGCATAATTTCTTTTGACTGGAAACCATTCTTCGGTATAATGAGGTAAGAATAAAATCATGTTCGTGTCATCATGGAATGTTGTGCATAAATAAAAGTGATCAACACTTTCCCTTGTTGAAGTAGTGTAATCTCTCCTTTACATGGTATCcatttttcttctcttcattGCTGCAGCTGCACCATCTAACAgtatgaagaaaatatatataaaataagaatgaatgttaagaataaaatgaagatatatATATCCTCAATAAAATGGATACAAGCCACTTGAATTATAATACCAATAATTCATAGCTGTATTGTTGATTAGATAACTTAAATActtttaaattatattaaatatttcaattatttcatacTAGATGGGTAATTTAATGAGAGTTAATTTATGAATGCTCTGAAATAAAATTCTTGCCAGGTTCTCTTTCTGGGTTTCCGGCACAAAACTCCAGATGTCGCTGTGTTAACAAGTACACTTAATAGATTTTAGCAGTTATATAATTTTCCCCAAGGGATTATAAGAATGGAGTTGAAATGATGTTGATTAAACAGAAAGACCAGGCAAcattgttatattttatcatctAAATAGAGTCTTTGATCCATCTACGTGACAATAGAACACAGTTTGTGCGTGCTTCATTTAACTCACGCATGCACACTAGCACGTACATGAAGTAAACTACCCGAGTACGCAGCTCATAAGCAGTGGGTGATGTCACATCGATGAAATAACACCACCGTACAACACAGCtatattcactgaggtgacatcaaaacttaagcataacAATTGCGATCCTTAGAAATAATAACGTGATGGTGTTTTGATCCATCACTGATTTGAATCTAACTCTGTAATATAGAAATACACTTGCCTCCGCCGTACTGCCTGTTGCCTCCGGACCTGGTAACCACCCGTCCTCCAGAGGCGTTCTCTTTCCCTAGACTGCCTCCACCCCCGAGGTCGTGGTGCTGCTGCTGCTGGGGAATCCCCTTGGAATGCTGGAAGACACCATGGCCTTTCTGCTGACCCGGTCCAAGGCCACAGCCCCTCCCTGGTCCAGTGGGTTGCTGCTGGATGGTGGTGCTGTTGGTGTTGGTCTGTCCCACCGGGATGGCTTCGGCGGCATCAAGGAAGCACTGGGAGGCCCAGAAGTCTGGATCATCTAAGGACGTTACAGAGAAAAATAGATTAAGTGGGTGGGATTGATATCCAATAAACTTTTGGTTAAAACCTCTTAATAACCTGTGTAATAACATCAATAAGATCATTTAGTTTCATTTAATAGAAATACTCTTAATTTGAACAATTTGCTTTAATTTACATTTAAATTGAACAGGAAAACTAGACTACCGACAAATTTTCCCATCCCCCCCTGCaatgtttttcaaaataaatgaataaagtacATACATGATTGAATTAATCGAGAAATTAATTTAGTTAAATTCACACTGTAAATcttaaattattttatgaaacaataacaaaataaatttaacagATATGCTTTTAAAAATCTTAATTTGTCAGAAAAGAAGGTGATATTGAAGCAGGTTTAGTCTGCAAAGTGCCATTCtgaatgctacatgtatatttcatcccttttaatttgcttttcatctacatgtatgtacattgttATTACCTTCGGCTAATAAATTCTCATCGCCCAACAGTTGGACAGCAGCAACCGAAGCGGAGGCACTTGTAACGGTTCCCGTAACAGgtgttgtggtggtggtggtggtagttgtGGAAGAGGACTGGCCTCCTAGTATCACTGTGTCAAGTGGGGTAGACGTGGCAAGAGGGAATGGCAAGTCTGGAAAAATAGAGACACATGTATCCAAAATTTGTGGtgattattttcatctgattgctAATATAGCATGAATACTtataagcaagcaaccagagtaAGTTTATATCTAATCAAGTTATGATCAATAAACAATGAACCTGCATGTCACACTTGTATCCACACCCCTTACTGAGCTGGATGGAGGTCgatttgcccccctcccccctcccaccCTCCTACTATCATAATTTCACAATAACTACAGAACTGTAGCAGGTGTGAAGTTATTGTTTCATCAATTGTGTCTTTCAAGTCTTGCTCATCCTTTGGTACCATGTTTAAAATAATGTATGACAAGGGGTCACTCATCagcttattttgatttttactcAATGTTGTATGAAAAGTATCGCATTTACATCACAGCAATGCACCAGCTTAATGAAATCATTGCCTATTTAAGATCTCCattggtataaaaaaaatttggaataCAAACATCCATTTGTTTACTTTAAACACATCTGTTTTTCTGCAACCTTTGGTGCAGATTAAAAGGagtaatacaaaaatattgaaggtcTTACCATCGATTTCTATGTTGGGTGCAACATCCTTCTCATTTTGCTGCATGATATTGTTTGAAGTTCCCTGGGTAATTGGAATATATACATGAAATTATGAACAGTGCATTTTCTTAGTACGAAAAACAACACAAGGTGGAAAGAGAGATGATGATAGATGGCAAGAAAATAGAGATATCATATATGAAGCAATATAAAATGTTACTTATttaattcatcaatgtttttcttttaagaaatatatccattctgctttataagtATATATATCAGTTAAATGAATGCATCTCTGCTTATGATGAGAGTTCtcttgaaaattttgaatattatattaATTTGGTAGTAgaccatttattttttaaattttatttatttttggtcTGCCTTATCTATGATTGCCAATAAAAGTAATAATCGTATTAAGTtttttatgttatgaaaaacgtattatatgaatgataatacagaataaaaatttaatcaaatataCTTGAGATTAGCAAATGAAAAATACTCATATTGCCAgatgatatatgaaatattcaagcTAACAAATATGGATATTAATCTGATGTGAGTTGCATAAAACTTGATTGTTTTGATCACACAAAAACTGGGAAgtcctgaataaaaaaaaaatcagctgaaATAAAGTCATGAAACGTGTCTAATGACTGTTTTTCTTCTTAACTTATAACAACACAATTTGTGTTTCTCCATCATACCTAAACAACTAatatttactattattatttcatattcaacACATTTTGCCCTGTAAACGTACTGTGGATGTCTGTTGGCCCTGCTGCTGTTTGCGTTTCATCTGCTCCCTGAACTCTTGTTGTTTCTGTTGTTGTCTCAGCTTTCTAAGTCTAAGCTGGTCAACTGTATTGGGGCCACCTGTCTCTGGACTAGACTTCCTGTgatggaaaatgaaaatgataaaaatataaaggtAACTCGAAGTTGGATCTCTCAGGaccacagaaatctgtttgaaTTAAGAGAAATTTGACTAAGAAGAGGTACATCACACATGTtatggtagaaaaaaaaaacctttgaatCAGGCAAATATATGACTTTTTGAAGCTCAACTTACGCAAGTGTTCCCCTTAAAAGTATATGCAAGTATTATATGTCCTAAGCCTAAATACTGTAAAATTAGAATCATTGTTAGATGTTTCTTGTGAGAAAGATTTAGTTAGAAAGATGAATTGTTTTTCATGGTGCAAAAAGTTGTTTTCTGTATAAAGATTATATTTGTGCATAAGAATTTTCTAGACCTGAATTACTcagaaaattgacaaaaatagtGGATATTAGAATAATAGTGGAGAAAAATATACAAAGATTCAATTTCAAGGACTTTTTGAATGAAGATattaatttggaaaataaacaaattttcatacCTGCTATGATCTgggttattttcatttggtaaaTATTGCGCATTCTGTATTCAATCTATCTAATAATATTGAAGAAAACCATCTTACTTGTCATTCATAATGACATCTGTCAGCACACACATCGGAGAGGCATCCACTGACTGCTGCAAGTTGGCCTTTCTTCCGTCGTGTTTAGGGGTCTCCATGCCTCCGGCTGCCCCCACTCCTGGGCTTCCTGCCTGGTTACCAGCCTTCCGACTCATCACTGATGAACTAGGGGGATTCCCCAGACCTGTAGGGGGAATCCCCGGACCGGAAGGGGTCCTGTTCACACTGCCACCACCGAGATTATCAGCACTCGATGGACTCACCAATGTGGAAACAGGCCTTGAGGTTCTGGACTGCTGATGGACGGGCATGGGAGGGGTGAACTGACCGCCGCTTGCGCCACCTTGGGCACAGAGCGTGTGATTTGACGGTGAAGAGTCCGTGGGTTGTTTGTAGCGTGCCTTCAATACATTGCTGTCTATGTCTGTCCTCTTCATTGTCACAATGTCATGAAGCGTTTCTTGCtacatgaatgaaaagaaaataatgatattaatagtaAGAATGataattgcttttttttaaatcaacccTATCTTCAAATCTTTGCTCATAATTTATCTCAAGTCGAGCAATAAAAacatatacacacatacacgtACATCTACTCATATGAGACACTTTTGTTACtaagaaatttgttttctttttttaaagaaaaatcttacttttgtattttcactgcaaaattatatgatatatatattttaaaaacaagGCATAAGTGATGTtgtctcgcccacttgtgaaaatgaccagaaatatcGCAATTTGCAAGGGCACGCAACATAATTgtatcaaaagttcattgtGAAATAGCTGAGTTGGAATAAtatttgtcataagagtcttgcatgtaaactttaatgttgacttcaaaatgacctttgacctcaccatgtgacctccgaaaCACAATGCAGGTCTTCTAAGTAcagctacaacccaagtttgatttgaaattgactTACGGATGCGGAGTCATGTGTCAttagagtcttgcatgtaaactttaatgttgacctgaaaatgacctttgaccttaccatttgacctccaactgcagcataacatgcaggtccccgaAATGcatctaccatctaagtttggttgaaaagtgacttaccgTTGTAGAgctatgtgtcataagagagtcttgcatgtaaactttaacgttgacctgaaaatgacctttgtccttaccatgtgacctccaactgcagcaatacatgcaggtcccctaagtgcATCTACCATCCAAGCTTGGtggaaaagtgacttacggttgggGAGTTAAGCGTCATAATagttgtgacggacggacgatgGACGACacttggatccctaagtctcgccttcacctctggttgGCGAGACAAAAAGGGTAATTGTTTGGCAGGTCTGCTTTACATAGATGAACTATAACCTAGGTCATTCGATCTTGGCTTACCCATATATAATGTATGCatattctccactccctggggagcattccatcaAGAATTTCCAAAACTCTATTGCTTGGCAtattaatacatattttcaCTCACAAtttacccatttaacacctggatgATGAGTGGCAAGTATGGATTGATGCCTTGGTTAAGGATGCTAGGCTGTGATGGGATTTGAACTCACGACCCtttgattacaaggcgagagtcagaaccacttcATCAGTATGCTTCCACTATACTTACATGTATCAAcattcatccgacaagttgtcagatctgacatctttctctg
This genomic interval from Lytechinus pictus isolate F3 Inbred chromosome 3, Lp3.0, whole genome shotgun sequence contains the following:
- the LOC129257500 gene encoding uncharacterized protein LOC129257500, which codes for MERDKQDHLSISSDKSQSANCIRGTDRSKSVSKLFGFGKTEYSKEEHWAIQAALRQRLGPEFVSQRAGAGGQKLAYIEGWRLINLANETFGFNGWSHSITNQTIDFVDHVGGRFYVGVSAIIRVELKDGVYHEDIGYGVSEGMKSKALALEKARKEAVTDGLKRSLKSFGNCLGNCLNDKTYLRSIGKAPKMQETLHDIVTMKRTDIDSNVLKARYKQPTDSSPSNHTLCAQGGASGGQFTPPMPVHQQSRTSRPVSTLVSPSSADNLGGGSVNRTPSGPGIPPTGLGNPPSSSVMSRKAGNQAGSPGVGAAGGMETPKHDGRKANLQQSVDASPMCVLTDVIMNDKKSSPETGGPNTVDQLRLRKLRQQQKQQEFREQMKRKQQQGQQTSTGTSNNIMQQNEKDVAPNIEIDDLPFPLATSTPLDTVILGGQSSSTTTTTTTTTPVTGTVTSASASVAAVQLLGDENLLAEDDPDFWASQCFLDAAEAIPVGQTNTNSTTIQQQPTGPGRGCGLGPGQQKGHGVFQHSKGIPQQQQHHDLGGGGSLGKENASGGRVVTRSGGNRQYGGDGAAAAMKRRKMDTM